One region of Turicibacter bilis genomic DNA includes:
- a CDS encoding glycosyltransferase codes for MKILHYTLGLPPYRSGGLTKYTYDLMKEQVKNGEDVYLLFPGQLKRNSNETIIKRYKVVNGINVYELINPLPVPLLNGIQNPEAFMQSTDYIVYREFLNSNKIEIINLHTLMGLHKEFLIAAKELTIPIVYTTHDYFGLCLKVNFLDSNSIICEDRNSNKCSNCNLKADSLNKIRILQSKEYRLMKNLGMIDKIKILKSYIKSDKSLDGIGENILLTKYNAQSSNYELLLKYYEEMFTLVDRFIFNSEITKKVYSKYIDIATKGDIVSITHKDIRDNRQKKYLNPYKLRLTYLGPDKPYKGFNLLITAMKILKELGYSNISLNVYGNTSYIGQIDENIKVNGKYVYSDLEKIFKETDLLIVPSRCYETFGFITLEAISYGVPVLLTDKVGSKDILKGNFNKGIIIQDSSEDIVKTLVTLYEDKSLIENMNHNILNDEFNITLSQHYQEINNIYNRILKEKIS; via the coding sequence AGTTAAAAAGAAATAGTAATGAGACTATTATAAAGCGTTATAAAGTAGTTAATGGAATCAACGTTTATGAGTTAATTAATCCATTACCGGTACCGCTTCTGAATGGAATTCAAAATCCAGAAGCATTTATGCAATCTACAGATTATATCGTATACAGAGAGTTTTTGAATTCAAATAAAATAGAGATTATTAACTTGCATACGTTAATGGGGTTGCATAAAGAATTTTTAATTGCTGCAAAAGAGCTAACTATTCCTATAGTTTATACAACACATGATTATTTTGGTTTGTGTCTTAAGGTTAATTTTTTAGATTCAAATTCTATTATTTGTGAAGATAGGAATTCTAATAAATGTTCGAATTGTAACTTAAAAGCAGACAGTCTTAATAAAATAAGGATTCTTCAATCTAAAGAATATCGGCTGATGAAAAATCTTGGAATGATAGATAAAATAAAAATTTTAAAATCTTATATTAAATCTGATAAGAGTTTGGATGGTATAGGAGAAAATATTCTACTGACTAAGTATAACGCTCAAAGTAGTAATTATGAGTTATTATTAAAATACTATGAAGAAATGTTCACTCTGGTAGATAGGTTTATATTTAACAGTGAAATAACTAAAAAGGTATATAGTAAATATATTGATATTGCTACAAAAGGAGATATAGTATCTATTACACACAAAGATATTCGAGATAACCGACAAAAAAAGTATTTAAATCCATATAAGTTAAGACTAACATATTTGGGACCGGATAAACCCTATAAGGGTTTCAATTTATTAATAACTGCAATGAAGATATTAAAAGAGTTAGGCTATTCAAATATTAGTTTAAATGTATACGGAAATACTAGTTATATTGGACAGATAGATGAAAATATAAAGGTTAACGGGAAATATGTATATAGCGATTTAGAAAAAATCTTTAAGGAAACGGACTTATTAATTGTACCTAGTAGATGCTATGAAACTTTTGGATTTATTACTTTAGAAGCAATTAGCTATGGGGTTCCCGTATTACTAACTGATAAAGTTGGAAGTAAAGATATTTTAAAAGGAAACTTTAATAAAGGAATTATTATTCAGGATAGTAGCGAAGATATAGTTAAAACTTTAGTAACATTATACGAAGATAAATCGTTAATAGAAAATATGAATCATAATATTTTAAATGACGAATTTAATATAACCTTATCACAGCATTATCAAGAGATTAACAATATATACAATAGAATTTTAAAGGAAAAGATATCATGA
- a CDS encoding glycosyltransferase, translating into MYDYKVSIILPVYNVEKFLRKCLESLLNQTLDNIQIIAVNDGSTDNSLQILKEYEKKIIIINQENKGLSAARNAALKYVKGKYLAFVDSDDFMDKEMFSKMYYKAEQNQVPLVICDLLQYWDENKHQPFNKLQKDEERIYNKNELYQSLLTRELNCQVINKIYRTDIWQDNKIEFEEGIYYEDIHLSFKVIEYYKEAMFINKPLYVYRMNSDSITSNFSEKKINDYINECNKAKKHVLSHANCNEVTKYILNFDTIYGLYAKYMLRKNGESTNKNIILKKIYNNFFSHNRWDILINANLDYQTKFKFLLFLIGCY; encoded by the coding sequence ATGTATGATTATAAGGTCAGTATTATTTTACCAGTATATAATGTAGAAAAATTTTTACGAAAATGCTTGGAGAGTTTGTTGAACCAAACTTTAGATAATATTCAGATAATTGCAGTTAATGATGGATCAACAGATAATTCTTTGCAAATTCTTAAAGAATATGAAAAAAAGATTATTATTATTAATCAAGAAAACAAAGGCTTAAGTGCAGCAAGGAATGCTGCATTGAAGTATGTAAAAGGAAAATATCTTGCTTTTGTTGATAGCGATGATTTTATGGATAAAGAAATGTTCAGTAAAATGTATTATAAGGCAGAACAAAATCAAGTTCCTTTAGTTATTTGTGATTTACTTCAATATTGGGATGAAAACAAGCATCAACCATTTAATAAATTACAAAAAGATGAAGAGAGAATCTATAATAAAAATGAATTATATCAAAGTTTATTAACAAGAGAATTAAATTGTCAAGTTATCAATAAAATTTATCGAACTGATATTTGGCAAGATAATAAAATTGAATTTGAAGAAGGAATCTATTATGAGGATATTCATCTTTCTTTTAAAGTAATTGAATATTATAAAGAGGCAATGTTTATAAATAAGCCTTTGTATGTCTATAGAATGAATAGTGATAGTATTACTAGTAATTTCAGTGAGAAAAAAATCAATGATTATATTAATGAATGTAATAAAGCTAAGAAACATGTACTATCACATGCAAATTGTAATGAGGTAACAAAATATATTTTAAATTTTGATACTATATATGGTTTATATGCTAAGTATATGTTAAGAAAAAATGGAGAAAGTACTAATAAAAATATAATACTAAAAAAAATATATAATAATTTCTTTAGTCATAATAGATGGGATATATTGATTAATGCTAATTTAGACTATCAAACAAAATTTAAATTTTTATTATTTCTTATAGGGTGTTATTAA
- a CDS encoding acyltransferase, with product MIIKKIVKKIKGNDFELDPNIPFSYLIHKSIEMIFNLIRGNIKFLFVKKNSRLFFVGKKTKIKVSKKVTINKGVNIGDNVVIDALSLNGVKIGSNVRIGDYSRILCSGTIRNLGKGFSIGDNCGIGDYGFFGSAGGIEIGNDVIMGQNVRFHSENHNYQDLTIPIRLQGVTNKGIKIGNNCWIGSGAVFLDGVEVGSGCVIGANCLVNRNIPDNSVVVGIPARIIKVRK from the coding sequence ATGATAATAAAAAAAATTGTAAAAAAAATAAAAGGAAATGATTTCGAATTAGATCCTAATATCCCCTTTAGTTATCTTATTCATAAAAGTATTGAAATGATATTTAACTTAATCAGAGGTAATATAAAATTCCTATTTGTAAAAAAAAATAGTAGATTATTTTTTGTAGGAAAAAAGACAAAGATTAAAGTATCTAAAAAAGTTACAATTAATAAAGGGGTAAATATAGGAGATAATGTTGTAATTGATGCATTATCTCTTAATGGGGTTAAGATAGGTAGTAATGTACGTATTGGAGATTACAGTAGAATTTTATGTAGTGGAACAATTAGAAATTTAGGTAAAGGATTTTCAATTGGTGATAATTGTGGAATAGGAGATTATGGATTTTTTGGCTCTGCCGGTGGAATAGAAATAGGAAATGATGTAATAATGGGACAAAATGTTAGATTCCATTCAGAAAATCATAATTATCAAGATCTCACGATCCCAATTAGATTGCAAGGAGTAACAAATAAAGGAATTAAAATAGGTAATAATTGTTGGATTGGATCAGGCGCAGTATTTCTAGACGGAGTAGAGGTTGGAAGTGGTTGTGTTATTGGAGCTAATTGTCTTGTCAATAGGAATATCCCTGATAATAGCGTTGTAGTGGGAATTCCAGCAAGAATAATTAAAGTTAGAAAGTAG